A genome region from Lytechinus pictus isolate F3 Inbred chromosome 16, Lp3.0, whole genome shotgun sequence includes the following:
- the LOC129279316 gene encoding nuclear cap-binding protein subunit 2-like, producing MALKSDRMTELSAYRDQHFRGSMDQQERKLKDSCTLYVGNLSFYTTEEQIYEVFSKCGDIKRVVMGLDKVKRTPCGFCFIEYYIREDASNCMRYVSGTRLDDRIIRTDWDVGFQEGRQYGRGKSGGQVRDEYRTDYDGGRGGYGKAALKQLTGGKEKQRFQQWVS from the exons ATGGCTTTAAAATCAGACCGTATGACTGAGCTTAGTGCCTATAGAGACCAGCATTTTAGG GGCTCTATGGACCAGCAAGAAAGGAAGCTGAAAGACTCATGCACTTTGTATGTAGGTAACCTGTCCTTCTACACCACGGAGGAACAAATCTATGAGGTCTTCTCGAAGTGCGGTGATATCAAGCGTGTTGTTATGGGGCTCGACAAGGTCAAGAGAACGCCTTGCGGTTTTTGCTTCATAGA ATACTACATTCGGGAAGATGCATCCAACTGCATGCGATATGTGAGCGGGACACGTCTAGATGATAGGATTATCAGGACAGATTGGGATGTAGGCTTTCAAGAAGGGAGGCAGTACGGTCGAGGGAAGAGCGGAGGACAG GTCAGGGACGAGTACCGGACAGACTACGATGGTGGACGGGGTGGCTATGGTAAAGCTGCTCTCAAACAGCTCACCGGGGGTAAAGAAAAGCAACGTTTCCAGCAGTGGGTTAGCTGA